The following is a genomic window from Chiloscyllium plagiosum isolate BGI_BamShark_2017 chromosome 27, ASM401019v2, whole genome shotgun sequence.
caatggaaaatataaaatatctGACAACTTGCAAAACCATGCAATAAAAGTAAAGCGTAGTCTGTTAACAAAAGCTTTTCTGTTAGTGAATGCTTGGTGCTGGCCTTGTCCATCATCACTTGGTGAGGCGTTTTGCTACATCTGCATAAGCAATTTCAATTTCTTTGTCTCCAGGACAAGTATTTGTGAACTCATCCCTGGTGTAAGCATTCTGCAGGTATCGCCAGATTCCCGTCATGGATTTGGGAATATCGAAGTTCCGGTATTTCTTTGCTACAACCTACCAAAAAAAaggaacttgtatttatatattaTCTTTTCATATCAGGAAAGCCCtgagcactttaaaaaaaagtcctgcaaaacaacatttttcatgtTTCAATCTAATGTGCATTTCTCATCAGTTCATTGATTTGTGATGAGCACTGTGAAATATTATTGAATGTACCATCGATTTCAGTTTTAATGTCATCATCTGTCAATATATATTTCCTACTTAAGTTACACAATTCTAACTACTAGCAAAGATGTAGAAGTCACAATGATGAAGTTGTTCCATAAGCTCcacagaaaatgaaagaaaataacagGTACAAGAAAATGATTACAAGACTTTCATTTTATTTCCAGGTTATGGAGTGGAAGCATATGGGCTATTTGATGAGATTGTAGCCTTGTTATCATTTGCAATTGTCCATTCTTTACTTCGCTCAGAAATGATTAGAACATTTGCACACAGTGGGGTCCACAAGGATTGAGAATAATGTATTAACATTAacctggattgaggattggctaacaGTTAGACACCAGGTGTCTGGTTAAGGACCAGTGTTTTATGCCTACTACAGAACTATTTACAAGCTCTATAAATGACTAAGAAAGCAGGACAGAGTGTTAATCACTGATTAAACAATGTTAGTTAGGGGCATAAATTGTTGGGAGGACACAAAGTGGCTGCAAAAGGGATAAAAGGCAAGTTAAATGATTGGACAAACAATTGAGACAAAGCACAATATTGAGAAACTttaggttattcactttggtataaagaatggaaaagcagaatATGTCAAATTGTGAGAGAGGTTCAAATATTGGCTGCTCAGAGTGATTTAAgtttaaaatctcacaacaccaggttatagtccaacaggtttaattggaagcacactagctttcggagcgacgctccttcatcaggtgattgtggagggctcgattgtaacacagaatttatagcaaaaatttacagtgtgatgtaactgaaattatacattgaagaattgattgtctgttaagcctttcatctgttagaatacagtgatagtttcacttctttcatgtgtaaatcacaaaaccctttttttaaaaattgcattctcaggttagctgttaacaatggtgatagctagaaaatatgttgaaggtgttagccccctgtgttctctgtctatgacctgatgtttagattgattccaatctaaaaagtaagataacagagttttacataaattcatgcagattttgagctcaaagttcgacatgaatctatNNNNNNNNNNNNNNNNNNNNNNNNNNNNNNNNNNNNNNNNNNNNNNNNNNNNNNNNNNNNNNNNNNNNNNNNNNNNNNNgttcggtacccatagggagggcctcaaccaggaccttcggttcatgtcacattacaggtgaccaccattgcactatacatgtACACAGATACTCTtagacacacagactctcacacacacacacacaggcgctCCTATACAcgcatacacacggacacacatatacacagacacgcacacagacacccacacacacccttacagacacacacactcccacactctcacatgcaccctctcacagacttaagacactctgcactcactacacacacacacacatacactttctcatactcacaatccccaacccagacaaacacacacacagacagacagacaaagacccacatgcacgcatatattttgtggggtgaatttatactttcagggttacattgtactttgctcaaaaactgcatgcattcatgtagaactctgagctcaaaaactgcatgaattcatgtaaaactccgtcatctcactttttagattagaatcaatctaaacatcagtccaaaaccggcatctccaaatcagagtgATTTAGGTGTTCTCATGCAAGAAACATTGAACTGCGGCACACAAGTAGAGcaagcagttagaaaggcaaatgagtGTTTGTTTTTATCGTGCACAGGGATTGCTGTATAAACTAAGGGTGTTTTTTCTGCAATTATATTTATGTTTGGGTTCCTAGATCACCAGGTATAATATTGCTTttcttatctgaggaagcatATATTTGTCTTGgtgggagtgcaacaaaggttcatgAGTTTAACCCCTGGGTGAGATGGTCGTCCTATGTGGTGAGACAAGATATATATAGTTTCTGATATTTAAGAGAGTGAGAAGTAATCTAACTAAAATGTATACAACTCTTCGAGGACATTTAGAACTGTAATAatagagaaatttcttcactcagaggattgtgactCATTGAACTTCTCTCTGCTAGAGGCCTGCAGATGTACAGTTGTTGAGAATGTCCAAAGCTTCATTTGATGGGTGTTTTGGGAACGAAGGAAATGAAAAGATATAAAGGTAGAGTGGGAAAGTGGTGTtaatatgggccaaagggcctattgcTGTGCTGTAAAAATGCTGTTACTCTCTAAGACTATAttcagaagatcagccatgatcccactaAACAGCAAATCAAAACTCATGGTGCCAAGTGATGTACTCCTGCCTTTATGTCTTATGTCCTTCATGCTCTCATCGGTCCATGTTCTCATTCTACAAAAAATGAAACAACTATGGTATCCAACCCACACAGATAGGATCTAATGGtaaacataaagaaatatttCCTGAAACTAAATGCACAAAATGTTTGTTGCTTTATTGCTGGCTCTCTATAGGGCAAAGAAGGATGCTTCACAAAGATAGCAACAATGTTAAAGTTGCTGGCttaccatcaaattattttgcaGTCTGGATCActaatctgtttttatattttctctACTTCTTTACTTTATTTTGATAAGCAGGATGGCCCAGAGTGAAAAAAGTCCCCTGACTTGGTACTTACTGATTGGCAATTATTTAAGTCCTGATTTTAGCTCCCTCTGCCTAGTGGGAACAAGATGAGGGACAGTTACAATAGCGTAAGGGACCATGGTAAGGATAGCCACACCAAGCCAGCAAGTTCCTCTTTAAATATGTGGATTGGACTCCAGTTGCACCACTGAGACCCAATCTGTTGTTCTAGTGGGTGGCCTGAACTTGGAAGCAATGACAATTTCCTAGTTTGATCAAAACTGCCAGGAATTGAAGCATGGACCAGGAAAAGTGCAGGCTGGTGagatttattgaaaaaaatactAGATTCATCTTTCCTTATTGGCCAGAAGGAATTGAAGGGCTAAGTGCTAGAAACCATTTCACTGCACTGCTAAGTCTGAGTGCAAACACACCTAAAGAGAAACAAGGTGCCAAGTTGTTCTGGATCACCAGGTCCCTGCACCAAATGCTTTCCTCCCTGGTACACATCTGCACAGTTGACTGGTTCAAAACGCAGTGTGAAATAACTCATTACCTTGACAATGTGAAGCTTCGGCAGCAGATTGCAGTCTGCTAGCGTCATCTCATTTCCATCCAGAAACTTGCGGCTGGAAGCCTTGACATCATCCATGCTGTCAGCGTCAATCTCTTCAGGGAGGGGTGTGTTCAAATACTCATCCAGCTTCTGCAGTGTTTTCAGCAGGCCTTTCTCCAGAGCTGTCGAAATGGGAATGAAAACACGATACAGTAAACTTCAGTTCAGCATTTGTAACTGATCCATTAAAATGTTCCAGAGAAgtatacatttaaaatatttggcTACAGGATCTGAAATTTTCTCCCTAAACCTCATTGCCTCTCTCCTATAACAGATGGCCCTGTAACCCTAGCTCCTGCCCACGTTTTTAGCCAGCTGTCATAATATCCCCTTATGTGTCTTATGTCAAATTTTACTTGATAATACTCCTGCGAACTGCTTTCAGGTGTTTTAATTATTCAAAGCAGCTTTATGAATGTGAGTTTTTATCAAATAACCAGATCAGCTTCTAGGAAATGCCACTTGTAATGATTCCACTTTCATCATTAATACCCCCTCTAAACCCACCTTTGGTTTCATTTATTGTGCCAATGCCACGCTGTTTTAACTTGTACTATAATCCCTATTGCCAGCTAATCACACCTGCCTTACATAGAACAATATCGCACAGGAACCAgctcttcggcccatcatgtctatgctgagcatgatgccattctaaactaatcccatctgcccgCACATGTTCATATCCCTCGATTGCCTGCCCTTTGATGCATCTGTCTAAATGTCTcataaatattgctattgtatttgtttccaccaccttccctggcagtgtattccatacacttactacaCTCTATGTAAAAAGCACTTGCTTCACACATCTGACCTTCTAGTAGTAACAATAAAAATTTGTCCACCCTCTCCTTATAAGTAATACACTCTAATGTCAGCAACGTCCTGATAAATCATTGTTGTACCCTtcccaaaacctccacatcttttcctatagtgtggcaaccagaactgcagacaatatttcaaatgtggcctaattaaagatTTAAACAGCTTATCGATTTTTACACTCAATGCCTTGAcagatgaaagcaagcatgccgtatgccttctttactaccttatcCATTTGAGTTGCCACTGTCAAGGGGCTATGGTCTTGCACCTCATGATCTCTCTATCACATCAATGCTCTcgagggtcctgccatttattgtataccatcctcttgcatttgacccctccaaaatgcaccacttcacacttttccagattaaactacatctgccatttctctgcccaattttcCAACAGATCTATTACCTGCAGTATCCTTTGCCAACCTTTCTcatcatccacaactccaccaattttcatgttgtctgATAATTTacgaagg
Proteins encoded in this region:
- the LOC122563649 gene encoding chloride intracellular channel protein 4 isoform X2, encoding MILWLKGVVFNVTTVDLKRKPADLQNLAPGTHPPFITFNGEVKTDVNKIEEFLEDILAPPKYMKLGTKHPESNTAGNDIFAKFSAYIKNSKPEANEALEKGLLKTLQKLDEYLNTPLPEEIDADSMDDVKASSRKFLDGNEMTLADCNLLPKLHIVKVVAKKYRNFDIPKSMTGIWRYLQNAYTRDEFTNTCPGDKEIEIAYADVAKRLTK